In bacterium, the following proteins share a genomic window:
- the rpsC gene encoding 30S ribosomal protein S3: MGQKVHPYGFRIGVNRTWHSRWFAEKNYSNLLHEDLRIRKELKKMFLQAGISKLEIDRLPNQLKVRIHTSKPGLVIGKKGAGVDSLKKKLEAEVGREVVVNIEEVVRPELDAQLVAETISFQLEKRVAFRRAMRRAVESCKKFGGKGIKVRCKGRLNGAEIARAEWYLFGRLPLTTLSADIDYGFSEAKTAYGVVGVKVWLYKGEKHTYLPRHDMDRNR, from the coding sequence TTGGGACAGAAAGTACATCCGTATGGTTTTCGAATCGGAGTAAACCGGACGTGGCATTCACGATGGTTTGCTGAAAAGAACTATTCCAATCTACTCCATGAGGATCTGCGAATCCGAAAGGAGTTGAAAAAGATGTTCCTCCAGGCAGGGATTTCCAAGCTGGAGATTGACCGTTTGCCGAATCAGCTGAAGGTTCGCATTCATACATCCAAGCCCGGACTCGTCATTGGAAAGAAGGGCGCCGGCGTGGATTCGTTGAAGAAGAAGCTGGAAGCAGAAGTTGGCCGCGAAGTGGTGGTCAATATCGAGGAAGTGGTCAGACCGGAGCTGGACGCTCAGCTGGTTGCGGAAACGATTTCATTTCAGCTGGAAAAACGGGTTGCCTTCCGGCGGGCGATGAGAAGGGCGGTGGAATCCTGTAAAAAGTTTGGCGGCAAGGGAATCAAAGTTCGGTGTAAAGGAAGATTGAACGGCGCGGAAATTGCGCGTGCTGAATGGTACTTATTCGGTCGTCTGCCATTAACGACTCTTTCTGCTGATATCGATTACGGTTTCTCCGAAGCAAAAACTGCGTATGGTGTCGTGGGAGTTAAGGTTTGGCTGTATAAAGGTGAGAAGCACACCTATTTGCCTCGTCACGATATGGATAGAAATAGATAG